From a single Cinclus cinclus chromosome 16, bCinCin1.1, whole genome shotgun sequence genomic region:
- the CHST12 gene encoding carbohydrate sulfotransferase 12 yields the protein MTKARLLRLSVVLVSIFMILLIIVYWDNVGTAHFYLHTSFSRPRSPGAIVAGEDWESLPDVDEFLAKLLSSSLKQNSSIPRKTEQLLVQGSNKPVLSNLEENVRGYDWSTHKDRNSLDQEKLQVERQRTLREFCANSSFTFPTKERSFDDIPNYELNHLIVDDRHGVIYCYVPKVACTNWKRVMIVLSESLLDQGVPYRNPLDIPREHVHNTSTHLTFNKFWRRYGKFSRHLMKIKLKKYTKFLFVRDPFVRLISAFRSKFELENEDFYRRFAIPMLKLYSNHTNLPTSVSEAFGAGLKVSFSDFIQYLLDPRTEKMAPFNEHWRQVYRLCHPCQIDYDFIGKLETLDEDAAYLLQLLKVDRLLRFPPSYRNRTASSWEDNWFAKIPLAWRQQLYKLYEADFVLFGYPKPENLLKD from the coding sequence ATGACCAAAGCACGGCTCCTCCGTCTGTCTGTGGTGCTGGTCTCCATCTTCATGATCCTCCTGATTATTGTGTACTGGGACAACGTGGGCACGGCTCACTTCTACCTGCACACGTCCTTCTCCAGACCACGCTCCCCAGGAGCCATCGTGGCAGGTGAGGACTGGGAAAGCTTGCCAGATGTAGATGAATTTTTGGCAAAGCTACTTAGTTCGAGCCTGAAACAGAACAGCTCTATTCCCCGAAAGACAGAGCAGCTTCTCGTCCAGGGTTCCAACAAGCCTGTGCTAAGTAACTTGGAGGAGAACGTGCGGGGCTACGACTGGTCTACACACAAGGACAGGAACAGCTTGGACCAAGAGAAGCTGCAGGTAGAGAGGCAGAGAACACTGCGGGAGTTTTGTGCCAATTCCAGCTTCACCTTCCCCACCAAGGAGCGCTCCTTCGATGACATTCCAAACTACGAGCTCAACCACCTGATTGTGGATGACCGCCACGGCGTCATCTACTGCTACGTGCCCAAGGTGGCCTGCACCAACTGGAAACGTGTGATGATCGTGCTGAGTGAGAGCCTGCTGGACCAGGGGGTGCCCTACCGGAACCCTCTGGATATCCCCCGGGAGCACGTCCACAACACCAGCACCCACCTGACGTTCAACAAATTCTGGCGCCGCTACGGGAAGTTCTCCCGGCACCTGATGAAGATCAAGCTGAAGAAATACACCAAGTTCCTCTTTGTACGAGACCCCTTTGTCCGCCTCATCTCTGCCTTTCGCAGCAAATTCGAGCTGGAGAATGAGGATTTCTACCGGCGTTTCGCCATCCCCATGCTAAAGCTCTACTCCAACCACACCAACCTTCCCACCTCTGTTAGCGAGGCCTTCGGGGCAGGCCTCAAAGTCTCCTTTTCTGACTTCATCCAGTACTTGCTGGATCCCAGGACAGAGAAGATGGCCCCTTTCAATGAGCACTGGAGGCAGGTTTACCGTCTGTGCCATCCGTGCCAGATAGACTATGATTTCATTGGGAAGCTGGAGACACTGGATGAGGATGCTGCTTATTTATTGCAGCTTCTCAAAGTGGACAGGCTGCTTCGCTTCCCACCCAGCTACCGGAACAGGactgccagcagctgggaagaTAACTGGTTTGCCAAAATCCCACTGGCTTGGAGGCAGCAGCTCTACAAGCTTTATGAAGCAGATTTTGTACTCTTTGGCTACCCCAAGCCAGAAAACTTGCTTAAAGACTGA